Proteins from a genomic interval of Fusobacterium russii ATCC 25533:
- a CDS encoding transketolase gives MRDISFLKEKAKEIRRSIVSMICEAKSGHPGGSLSATDILTALYFSEMNIDSANPKMEGRDRFVLSKGHAAPGLYATLAERGFFPKEELNTLRKFGTKLQGHPDMKKLPGIEISTGSLGQGLSVANGMALNAKIYGENYRVFAILGDGEIQEGQVWEAAMTAAHYKLNNLCVFLDNNDLQIDGNVSKIMGIEPIADKWRAFGWNVIEIDGHNFGEIFAALDRAKACEDKPTMVVAKTIKGKGVSFMENVCGFHGVAPTVEEKEKALTELA, from the coding sequence ATGAGAGATATTAGTTTTTTAAAAGAAAAAGCTAAGGAAATTAGAAGATCTATTGTTTCTATGATATGTGAAGCTAAATCAGGACATCCTGGAGGCTCTCTATCTGCTACAGATATTTTGACAGCTCTATATTTTTCAGAGATGAATATAGATTCAGCTAATCCTAAAATGGAAGGTAGAGATAGATTTGTGTTATCAAAGGGACATGCAGCTCCTGGCTTATATGCAACTTTAGCAGAAAGAGGTTTTTTTCCTAAAGAAGAGTTAAATACTCTAAGAAAATTTGGAACTAAGCTACAAGGTCATCCGGATATGAAAAAGCTTCCCGGAATTGAAATCTCAACAGGTTCTTTAGGGCAAGGTTTATCAGTGGCAAACGGAATGGCTCTAAATGCAAAAATTTATGGAGAAAATTATAGAGTTTTTGCAATACTTGGTGATGGTGAAATTCAGGAAGGACAAGTATGGGAAGCAGCAATGACAGCAGCTCATTATAAACTAAATAATCTGTGTGTATTCCTTGACAATAATGATTTACAGATTGATGGCAATGTTTCTAAGATAATGGGAATAGAACCGATTGCAGATAAATGGAGAGCATTTGGTTGGAATGTAATTGAAATAGACGGACATAATTTTGGAGAAATATTTGCAGCTTTAGATAGGGCAAAAGCTTGTGAGGATAAGCCAACTATGGTAGTTGCTAAAACTATAAAAGGTAAAGGAGTATCTTTTATGGAAAATGTATGTGGTTTTCATGGAGTTGCTCCAACTGTTGAAGAAAAAGAAAAAGCTTTGACTGAGCTGGCATAA
- a CDS encoding transketolase family protein: MSKKSTRQAYGEALVELGRINKNIVVLDADLSKSTKTDLFKKAFPERHINVGIAEGDLIGTAAGLATCGRIAFASTFAMFAAGRAFEQIRNTVAYPKLNVKIAPTHAGISVGEDGGSHQSIEDIALMRAIPGMVVLSPCDAVETKKMVFAAAEYEGSVYLRLGRLDVETILDESYDFQIGIANTLRDGKDVTIVSTGLLTQEAMKAAEELAKENISVRVINVGTIKPLDGETILKAAKETKFIITAEEHSVIGGLGSAVSEFLSEVYPTKIKKLGIYDRFGQSGKGAELLEKYELTAAKLISMVKENL; encoded by the coding sequence ATGAGTAAAAAATCTACCAGACAAGCTTATGGAGAAGCTTTAGTAGAGCTTGGACGAATAAATAAGAATATAGTGGTTTTAGATGCGGATTTAAGTAAATCAACTAAAACGGATCTATTTAAAAAAGCATTTCCGGAAAGACATATAAATGTTGGAATAGCTGAAGGAGATTTAATAGGTACAGCAGCAGGTTTAGCAACTTGTGGGAGAATAGCATTTGCTTCTACTTTTGCAATGTTTGCAGCTGGAAGAGCCTTTGAACAGATAAGAAATACAGTTGCCTATCCTAAATTAAATGTGAAAATTGCTCCAACTCATGCAGGTATATCAGTTGGAGAAGATGGTGGCTCACATCAATCTATTGAAGATATAGCACTTATGAGAGCAATACCGGGAATGGTTGTTCTATCTCCCTGTGATGCAGTGGAAACAAAGAAAATGGTTTTTGCAGCAGCAGAATATGAAGGATCTGTATATTTAAGACTTGGAAGATTGGATGTAGAAACTATCTTAGATGAGTCTTATGATTTCCAAATAGGGATTGCAAATACTTTAAGAGATGGTAAAGATGTTACAATAGTTTCAACAGGGCTTTTAACTCAGGAAGCAATGAAAGCAGCAGAAGAGCTTGCAAAAGAAAATATTTCAGTGAGAGTAATAAATGTAGGGACCATAAAACCATTAGATGGTGAAACAATATTAAAGGCTGCTAAGGAAACTAAGTTTATAATAACGGCTGAAGAACATTCAGTTATTGGTGGACTTGGTTCTGCTGTATCAGAATTTTTATCAGAAGTTTATCCGACAAAAATAAAAAAATTAGGAATTTATGATAGATTTGGACAAAGTGGAAAGGGAGCGGAACTTTTAGAAAAATATGAGCTTACAGCAGCTAAATTAATATCTATGGTAAAAGAAAATTTATAA
- a CDS encoding glutamate-5-semialdehyde dehydrogenase — MNNNYIEEMGKKAKEATKKLLTLDARTKNNILLAVATELLVKKEEIKAANKIDLEKGKEAGLSFALLDRLELTDKRIEGMAESLKEMAAFTDPIGEIVTGWKHKNGISIEKKRVPLGVIGMIYESRPNVTIDSAGLALKSSNAIILRGSANAINSNIYLNKLFNEVGKKYGLPENSVQLIESTDRELARQMISLDKYIDVIIPRGGKGLKRFIIENATIPVIETGAGVCHVFVDKSAKVDVALKIIENAKTQRPSTCNSIETVLIHRDIADKILQDLTDMLLKDKVELRYSQEAIDFIANRAEVKLASEEDFGAEYLDLILSLKLVKNVDEAIEYINTHGTHHSDSIITENIDNAEKFLNEVDSAAVYLNASTRFSDGGEFGFGGEIGISTQKLHARGPMGIRELTTTKYTIRGKGQIRE, encoded by the coding sequence ATGAATAATAATTATATAGAAGAAATGGGAAAAAAAGCAAAAGAAGCAACAAAGAAACTGTTGACTTTGGATGCTAGAACAAAAAATAATATCTTGCTTGCTGTTGCAACTGAGCTGCTTGTGAAAAAAGAAGAGATTAAAGCAGCTAACAAAATTGATTTGGAAAAAGGAAAAGAAGCCGGACTTTCGTTTGCTCTTCTTGACAGGTTGGAATTAACAGATAAAAGAATAGAAGGAATGGCAGAAAGTTTAAAAGAAATGGCAGCTTTCACTGATCCTATTGGAGAAATAGTTACAGGCTGGAAACATAAAAACGGAATTTCTATCGAGAAAAAAAGAGTGCCTCTAGGTGTCATAGGGATGATTTATGAATCAAGACCGAATGTAACAATTGATTCAGCAGGTTTAGCATTGAAATCATCGAATGCAATAATTTTAAGAGGCTCAGCCAATGCTATAAATTCAAATATTTACTTGAATAAACTATTTAATGAAGTTGGAAAAAAATACGGACTGCCTGAAAATTCTGTTCAGCTTATTGAAAGTACAGATAGAGAATTGGCAAGACAGATGATAAGCTTGGATAAATATATTGATGTTATAATTCCAAGAGGGGGAAAGGGCTTAAAAAGATTTATAATTGAAAATGCTACCATACCTGTTATAGAAACAGGGGCAGGAGTATGCCATGTCTTTGTAGATAAGAGTGCCAAAGTAGATGTAGCCTTAAAAATAATTGAAAATGCAAAAACTCAAAGACCAAGCACTTGTAATTCCATTGAAACCGTTTTAATTCATAGAGATATAGCAGATAAGATTTTACAGGATTTGACAGATATGCTTTTAAAGGACAAGGTGGAATTAAGATATAGCCAAGAAGCTATTGATTTCATAGCCAATAGAGCAGAAGTAAAGCTGGCAAGCGAAGAAGATTTTGGAGCAGAATATTTAGATTTAATTTTATCTCTTAAATTGGTTAAAAATGTTGATGAAGCTATTGAATATATAAATACCCATGGGACACACCACTCAGATTCAATAATCACAGAAAATATAGACAATGCTGAAAAATTTTTAAACGAAGTTGATTCAGCAGCTGTGTACTTAAATGCATCTACGAGATTTTCAGATGGTGGAGAGTTTGGTTTTGGAGGAGAAATAGGTATTTCAACTCAAAAATTACATGCTAGAGGACCTATGGGAATAAGAGAGCTTACAACAACTAAATATACTATAAGAGGAAAAGGTCAGATTAGAGAATAA